GAGAGTCACAGTGGCAAACTTGATTAAGCTCGCTTACGTATTTTACGAGATGGAATTTTTGAGCAGTCTACTTTAGCTACCAGTTTACTTAAAGGCAGGATGCGAATGCGACCATCCATTGTATTAGCTTGATAAACCTTATGATGATTCAAGTCTAAAGCAGTCATCCAGCCGCTTTTATGATGATATGCTCCTGTCTCAATACCTAGCCATCCTCTACCTGCTGCAATCTGTCCTGCCTGCACTCCAGGCAAGGTGAAGGTAATAGTATGACCAGTAATTATTAGTTTTTTAGGAAAAAAGGCTTGATCGCTACTATGAAAGTCTTCTCTAATCCAGCAAAATTGATCGGCACCTTGTTGGGGCAAAGGAACATTAGGATCGACTCCTGCGTGAACTAGCCAGTAATCACCCAAATCTAAGTATAAGGGTAGACTCTTGATCCAGTCGATATGCTCTTGAGGAATTTTGCTATCGTAGCTAGCTACCGTAGAATGACCACCACTGTATAACCAGCCTTGATACAGATCGATAGATACTTCTCCACGACCAACTACATCGAGCAGCATTTCTTCGTGGTTGCCTCTCAAGCAAGTGTATTGATTGCGCATTACAAAATCCACAACCTGAGCGCTTTTGGGACCGCGATCGATTAAATCACCCAAAAAATACACTTTGTCTTCACTAGTAGGTGAAATAGAGTCTAGTAATGCAATTAAAGCGTCATAGTGTCCATGTACGTCACCAATGACAATTCGGCGATTTGTGGTCATGTTGGCTGTTCTAAGGATGTGCATCCTAAAATTACTTTTTGCGACTCAAAGGTTCTACTGATGATAAAAGTAAATTGTCAACTTATTAATAAGTATTCTCTAATAATTATCAATAATGTGTATATCGAATGGTTAATGTTTATTTCTAACAAATAAACATATCGGCAATCAAGAAAATTAACCCTACTAAAGTATAGGAGGACAATGACTAAACGAGTAGTCTCATCTGGGGCAATGACCAAAATAAAAATTCGGCAACAGCCATCTAAACCCGCTTGGCTCGATTAGGCGATCGCTAATCTTTAGATGTAATTTTATTAGATCATTCCCGTTGTGAACGCAAGACAGCAGGAGTGGCAATTAACATAATGTTTCGCTATCCTCTCGATCATCGATTAGCCCGTTAGTCAACGGCGATCGCCAAACAAGAATTAGAGCATTTTGAAGTGGATCAGTGGTTAAAAAAATGTTATATTCCCTTTGCATCTCTAAATTCTCTTTAGTTAGAACTGTAATGTAAGTTTGCCATGAGTTGATGTAAAACACATTTTTGGATATGAAAACAAAAGTGATCGATCACTGGGCGTGGAATAGCGGTACGACCCTGCGGATTGAGCGAGAGAGAGGCTTCTGGTTAAGAAGCATCTCTCGCTCGTGAAAATCCGCCCACTAGAATCCATAATTTAAACCTTTTGCCTTTGCCAAACATGAGGAAAGCTAAACAACCATTGACTATTGGTTGGCGAGAAATTCTATCGTTGCCAGCGTTAAATGTCGCTCGCCTCAAAGCCAAAATTGATACAGGAGCGCGCACTTCTGCCCTGCACGCTTTTAATTGCCAGGAATTTAAACTAGAAGGCAGAGCGATGATTCGCTTTGAGATTCATCCTGTGCAGCGTAATAATAAAAAAACTGTATTGGCTGAGGCGCAATTATTAGAATATCGTCAAGTACGTAGTTCGGGAGGACACGCGCAAACTAGACCCGTCATTCTTACTGATGTAAGACTGGGTGAACAACAATGGCAAATAGAACTAACTTTAACCAACCGTGATGTGATGGGATTTCGGATGCTATTAGGTAGACAAGCTGTACGCGATCGCTTTTTAGTCAATCCTGGTAAATCCTATTTACAAAGTGACAACCACGAACATTCATAATTTAATAAAAAAACAAGCAAATGAAAATTGCTATTTTGTCTCAAGATGGTTCTTTATACTCCACTAGAAGATTAAGAGAAGCTGGAGAAGAACAAGGTCACCAAATGCGGATCATTCCCTATTTGCGTTGCTATATGAATATTACATCTAGTCGTCCTGGTATCATTTTTAACGGCAATCCTTTAGAAAATTTTGATGCCATCATTCCTCGTATTGGTGCATCAAGAACCTTTTACGGTACTGCTGTAGTCAGACAATTTGAAGTTATGGGGGTATTTAGCTGCAACGAATCCCAGGCAATCTCCCGTAGTCGTGATAAGCTGCGCTGTTTGCAAATTCTCGCCAAGGAAGGGATTGGGCTGCCGATAACTGGTTTTGCCCATGCAACCCAAGACATAGATGGTTTGATCGAAACAGTAGGAGGCGCACCATTAGTAATCAAACTTTTGGAAGGAACTCAAGGAATTGGAGTAGTCTTAGCCGAAACCTATCAGGCTGCTAAGTCTGTGATTGAAGCTTTTAGAGGATTAGATGCCAATATCTTAGTCCAAGAATATATTAAAGAAGCTGGAGGGGCGGATCTACGTTGCTTTGTAATTGGAGGCAAAGTGATTGCAGCCATGAAGCGTCAGGGGGTAAAAGGCGAATTTCGCTCTAATCTCCACCGAGGCGGAAAAGCAGAAAAGATACAGCTTTCTGAGGAGGAGGAAGCAACGGCACTTAGAGCAGCTAAAGCCATGGGTTTAAATGTCGCTGGGGTTGACTTACTCCGCTCAAATCATGGACCTGTACTGATGGAAGTAAATTCTTCACCTGGTTTAGAAGGAATTGAAAAGGCTACAGGTATAGATGTAGCGGGGGAAGTTATTAACTACATTGTCAAAAATGCAGCTAATGCAGATACCAAAGATAATATTAAATACTAATAGTGTTTAAGTCAAAAATTTGACAATTATATTTTTGTGATCGACTGATACTTTATCATTTTTTTTGGGCAATATATAACTAGCTTATAAACTGGCTCATATGCTTGGAAAGACAACTATCTTTTTTTGTAAAATTAAAAGTTACATACTGGTAGGAAAATCTCTCGATGGCTGAAAGAGTTCAAAAAGTTTTGTCCCAATGGGGTATTGCCTCGCGACGCAAAGCAGAAAAAATGATTTTAGCAGGTAGAATCCAGGTCAACGGTCAAATAGCTAAAGTAGGAGACAAAGTCGATCTAGCTACGGATAGCTTATATGTAGATGGAAAGCCTATTAAAATGGCCGACCGCCCTCAATTAATTTATTTACTATTGAATAAACCACCAGGAGTAGTCTGTACTTGTTCTGACCCTCACAATCGCTCTACCGTCATTGATTTATTACCTGCAAAACTAAAACAGGGAACAGGAATTCATCCAGTAGGTAGATTGGATTTTGCCTCTAGTGGTGCTTTGATTTTGACTAATGATGGCGAGTTAACTCTCAGTTTGACTCACCCCCGTTACCATTTACCCAAGACTTATGTTGTCGAATTGGATCGTTCTCCAAGGCAAAAAGACTTGGCTTTGTGGCGTAAGGGAATTATATTAGATGACAGAAAAACTTTGCCTGCCAAAATTAAACAGATAGAGCATAATCAACCACAAAAAATCATAGAGATAATTTTAACAGAAGGAAGAAATCGCCAAATACGTCGTGTAGCCGAACAACTTGGTTATCAAGTACAAAAGCTACACCGCACAGCAATTGGTTCGATAACTTTAAAATCTTTGGGCAACGTAGAACTTCCTCAAGGAAAATGTAGACATTTAGAACAAGCTGAAATCAACTTTCTTAAAAATTCGTTAAACTTAGAATCCTCAATAGCTGCACAGTCTGGGAGCGCAGTGATATGACCAACAATAATCTTAATGCCGAGCAACAAAAGCAACTTCAAGAAATTGGTATTAAACTACATAATCTTCGTGTGGCTAAAAATATCTCTCTAGATACTGTAGCAGCTAATACCAGAATTGGTAAACGGCTTTTGTTAGCTATCGAGGCTGGGGATCTAGAAGAATTGCCTGAAGCTTTTTATATTCAAGCCTTGGTCGCCAAATTTGCTCGGGAGATTGATGCTGAGGGAGTAAATTTTGTTGTTCCACCATCTGCCGACTCAAACGTGGTAGATACTGCTAGTCCTAAAGCCACTCGTCGATACGGGTTTAATTTTCAATTGCGATCGCTTCATTTATACTTACTTTACGTTTTTTTGGTAGTTGTATCCGTTAAAGGGATCACGATGCTGGTAGAACGTCCAGTAATTATCAATCAAACACCTAAAGAACAGCCTACTTTGGATGCTGAAGTGACGCAATCTGCCAATCCTCTCAAAACAGAGAAGCCTCAATCTGTTCCTCAATTTGTTTCTCAATCGAGTGATTCCAATTCAGTCAGCGTCGGTATTAATTTACAAGAGCGTTGCTGGCTCAAAGTTATGGTAGATGGCAAACTTGCTTTTGAGGGGACTTTACCCCAGGGTACACAGCGTCAATGGACTGGCAAAAAAGAAGTGACAATTAAAGCAGGTAATGCAGGAGGGGTAGCTATTAGCTTTAATAACGAACAGCAAAAGGTTTTGGGCGCACCTGGAGAAGTAGAAGAGATTACCTATACGGTTAATTAGATAAGTAGTTGGACAAAATTAAATTTAACGTTGATGCTTAAAGTCAAAGGTCAGGAAGTTGATAACTACCTTTGTCAATCGGATTTAGTATAACTATCCCTCTCTAAAAGCTTTATTTTAGAGAGGGATGCTTTTTGCAGCCATGTCAAACAAATCCAAATCATTTAGATTACAGAGGTTTTATGCCCAAGCTAAAGCTAAATTTAGCATTACCGCCTCCTAATATTTTGGTATTGGTGTCTATAGCCTCAACTCAACTAGGTTCGGCATTCGCCAAAACTATCATTCAAGAAATAGGTTCAACAACTACAGTGCTGTTACGAGTTGGCTTAGGTGCGATCGCTTTATTACTGTTGCAAAGACCTCAGCTAAAAGGTTATACCCGTGCCAACTATTTACTCATGATTTTGTTTGGCTTGAGCATGGCAGCCATGAATCTAAGCTTTTATGGGGCAATCGAGCGTATTCCTTTAGGTATTGCCGTTACTTTAGAATTTATCGGACCTTTAGGCGTTGCTTGCGCTAATTCCCGTAGAATTTTGGACTTGCTCTGGATATTTTTCGCAGGAGTAGGAATTTTCTTATTAGCTCCAGTACAAGGATCTTCTCTCGATCCCCTTGGTGTGGCTTTAGCTTTCTCGGCAGCATTTTTTTGGGGCGCCTATATTCTGCTTTCTGCCAAAATAGGTAAAGTGTTTGCTGATGTAAATGGACTAGGGCTAATGTCGGCAGTTTTGATGGTAGGAACATTAGCACTTTTACCATTGAGTATCTTATCTGGAGGTTTGACCAGACTAGAACCCAAGTTTTTAGCAATAGGAATGGTAGTAGCAATTCTCTCCTCGGCAATTCCTTATACTTTTGAACTTGAAGCACTTAAAAAACTTCCTATTCGTGTATTTGGGGTGCTGATGAGTTTAGAACCTGCGATCGCTACTTTTTTGGGCTTTATTATTCTGCGAGAAAAACTAGAGCTTCGCGCCCTTGTTGCCATTACACTAGTTAGTTTCGCTTCGGTTGGAGCTTCCGCTTTTGAAAAACGTTCTCGTTTGAAGTAAAAACTGTTCAACTTTTTCAATTCATTGTTCTATGGCAAACATTAAACTGCCTGCTTTAGAGATAATAATCTCTATTCAGTGAT
This DNA window, taken from Pleurocapsa sp. FMAR1, encodes the following:
- a CDS encoding ATP-dependent zinc protease family protein; translated protein: MRKAKQPLTIGWREILSLPALNVARLKAKIDTGARTSALHAFNCQEFKLEGRAMIRFEIHPVQRNNKKTVLAEAQLLEYRQVRSSGGHAQTRPVILTDVRLGEQQWQIELTLTNRDVMGFRMLLGRQAVRDRFLVNPGKSYLQSDNHEHS
- a CDS encoding pseudouridine synthase, whose product is MAERVQKVLSQWGIASRRKAEKMILAGRIQVNGQIAKVGDKVDLATDSLYVDGKPIKMADRPQLIYLLLNKPPGVVCTCSDPHNRSTVIDLLPAKLKQGTGIHPVGRLDFASSGALILTNDGELTLSLTHPRYHLPKTYVVELDRSPRQKDLALWRKGIILDDRKTLPAKIKQIEHNQPQKIIEIILTEGRNRQIRRVAEQLGYQVQKLHRTAIGSITLKSLGNVELPQGKCRHLEQAEINFLKNSLNLESSIAAQSGSAVI
- the rimK gene encoding 30S ribosomal protein S6--L-glutamate ligase, whose protein sequence is MKIAILSQDGSLYSTRRLREAGEEQGHQMRIIPYLRCYMNITSSRPGIIFNGNPLENFDAIIPRIGASRTFYGTAVVRQFEVMGVFSCNESQAISRSRDKLRCLQILAKEGIGLPITGFAHATQDIDGLIETVGGAPLVIKLLEGTQGIGVVLAETYQAAKSVIEAFRGLDANILVQEYIKEAGGADLRCFVIGGKVIAAMKRQGVKGEFRSNLHRGGKAEKIQLSEEEEATALRAAKAMGLNVAGVDLLRSNHGPVLMEVNSSPGLEGIEKATGIDVAGEVINYIVKNAANADTKDNIKY
- a CDS encoding metallophosphoesterase family protein is translated as MTTNRRIVIGDVHGHYDALIALLDSISPTSEDKVYFLGDLIDRGPKSAQVVDFVMRNQYTCLRGNHEEMLLDVVGRGEVSIDLYQGWLYSGGHSTVASYDSKIPQEHIDWIKSLPLYLDLGDYWLVHAGVDPNVPLPQQGADQFCWIREDFHSSDQAFFPKKLIITGHTITFTLPGVQAGQIAAGRGWLGIETGAYHHKSGWMTALDLNHHKVYQANTMDGRIRILPLSKLVAKVDCSKIPSRKIRKRA
- a CDS encoding EamA family transporter, with protein sequence MPKLKLNLALPPPNILVLVSIASTQLGSAFAKTIIQEIGSTTTVLLRVGLGAIALLLLQRPQLKGYTRANYLLMILFGLSMAAMNLSFYGAIERIPLGIAVTLEFIGPLGVACANSRRILDLLWIFFAGVGIFLLAPVQGSSLDPLGVALAFSAAFFWGAYILLSAKIGKVFADVNGLGLMSAVLMVGTLALLPLSILSGGLTRLEPKFLAIGMVVAILSSAIPYTFELEALKKLPIRVFGVLMSLEPAIATFLGFIILREKLELRALVAITLVSFASVGASAFEKRSRLK
- a CDS encoding helix-turn-helix domain-containing protein, producing MTNNNLNAEQQKQLQEIGIKLHNLRVAKNISLDTVAANTRIGKRLLLAIEAGDLEELPEAFYIQALVAKFAREIDAEGVNFVVPPSADSNVVDTASPKATRRYGFNFQLRSLHLYLLYVFLVVVSVKGITMLVERPVIINQTPKEQPTLDAEVTQSANPLKTEKPQSVPQFVSQSSDSNSVSVGINLQERCWLKVMVDGKLAFEGTLPQGTQRQWTGKKEVTIKAGNAGGVAISFNNEQQKVLGAPGEVEEITYTVN